In the Candidatus Rhodoblastus alkanivorans genome, one interval contains:
- a CDS encoding molybdenum cofactor biosynthesis protein MoaE gives MPRHNVRVQPQDFDAAAESAALTRGRADIGAVVSFIGLCRDEAGTLEALELEHYPGMAEEEIDRIVDEAESRWPLLGVTVIHRTGKILPGEQIVLVLCASAHRAAAFAAAEFLMDFLKSRAPFWKKTHRADGSQGDWVAAKDDDEAALKRWSPE, from the coding sequence ATGCCTCGCCATAATGTTCGCGTCCAGCCGCAAGATTTCGACGCCGCCGCCGAGAGCGCGGCGCTGACGCGGGGGCGCGCCGATATCGGCGCCGTCGTCAGTTTCATCGGCCTGTGCCGCGACGAGGCCGGGACGCTCGAAGCGCTGGAGCTTGAGCATTATCCAGGCATGGCGGAGGAGGAGATCGACCGCATCGTCGACGAGGCCGAGAGCCGCTGGCCGTTGCTCGGCGTCACCGTGATCCATCGCACCGGCAAGATCCTGCCCGGCGAGCAGATCGTGCTCGTTCTCTGCGCCAGCGCCCATCGCGCGGCGGCTTTCGCGGCGGCGGAGTTCCTGATGGATTTCCTCAAAAGCCGCGCGCCATTCTGGAAAAAGACGCATCGCGCCGACGGCAGTCAGGGAGACTGGGTCGCGGCGAAGGACGACGACGAGGCCGCGTTGAAGCGCTGGAGCCCAGAATAG